Proteins encoded in a region of the Deltaproteobacteria bacterium genome:
- a CDS encoding 3-phenylpropionate/cinnamic acid dioxygenase subunit beta, whose protein sequence is MTDHDLWHEINDFLVREARLLDDRAFEEWLELFTDDIVYWMPERTNPWESDDLTDTVSKPGELALFEESKETLRTRVARLATGMAWSEVPPSRTRHLVTNVQVEPGESDSELRVRSYFMVYRTQLEHSRDVFVGERDDVLRKVGDQWKIARRTIVLDQAVLQSPNLSIFF, encoded by the coding sequence GTGACCGATCACGATCTGTGGCATGAGATCAACGACTTCCTCGTGCGCGAGGCGCGGCTGCTGGACGACCGCGCGTTCGAGGAATGGCTGGAACTCTTCACCGACGACATCGTCTACTGGATGCCGGAACGGACCAATCCGTGGGAGAGCGACGACCTCACGGACACCGTCTCCAAGCCCGGCGAGCTGGCGCTCTTCGAGGAATCCAAGGAAACCCTGCGCACTCGCGTGGCCCGTCTCGCCACCGGCATGGCCTGGTCGGAAGTGCCGCCGTCGCGCACCCGTCACCTCGTCACCAACGTGCAGGTGGAACCCGGCGAGTCCGACTCGGAGTTGAGGGTGCGTTCGTATTTCATGGTGTACCGCACCCAGCTCGAGCACAGCCGGGACGTGTTCGTCGGCGAGCGCGACGACGTATTGCGCAAGGTCGGCGACCAGTGGAAGATCGCCCGCCGCACCATCGTCCTCGACCAGGCCGTGCTGCAGTCGCCCAACCTGAGCATCTTCTTTTAG